Within the Herbaspirillum sp. RTI4 genome, the region TATGCCCACCGGACGCGACGCCGGACGTCCGACCGCCATCGATCAGCCGCGGATCAGCGATAGTTTCAACAGCGCCTATGCCGCCAACGACAATCTGGGCAAAGCTTTTCGGGACGGTCTGGCAGCGCGCAAGAAAATGCTGTCGGAAATCAATGCCAACGACGAACAGAAAATGGCCAACAATGGCGCGCCTTTGCCGAACGGACTGGCGCTGGACACCGCTCGCCTGGGACGTCTGATGCGCAACGACCCGCGTATCCGCCTGAGTTTTCTGGCCGTCGGCGGTTGGGATACGCATGCCAATCAGGGCAGCGGTACGGGTCAGTTAGCCAATCGGCTGGCACCTTTAGCCGACGGATTGGCCACGCTGGCGAAAGAGTTAGGCCCGGCGTTCAACGACACCGTCATCGTGGTGCTGTCCGAATTCGGCCGCACCTTTACCGAAAACGGCAACGGCGGCACCGATCACGGACATGGCAATGTGATGTGGCTATTGGGGGGAAATGTGCGGGGAAAGGCCGTCTACGGCCAATGGCCGGGGCTGAGCAAGGCAGCGCTCAACGAAGGCCGCGATCTCGCCATCACTACCGATTTCCGGTCGGTGCTGGCGTCGCTGGGAGAAAAACATATGCGCATACCCGATTCAGCGTTGCAGAAGATTTTTCCGCAATTTTCCGGGTATCGGGCGGCTTCGCACAATTATTTGCTGTAGCTGAACTGCGCCGGGGTAACAGCGGAAAAAACCGCCGGGGAAGCCTCAGCGCAAAGAAAAGCTTTAGTTAACCCTTCAGTCTGCCCCTCAGTTACCTTCAATTACCACCTTCAATTACTTTCAGTCAGCCTCTTCTATCCACGCCGCCTGAATCGCTTCCAGCACTTTTTCGCCGGCGCGATTGGCGTCGTCGTCAAAGCCATCAAGTTCCATGACCCAGCGGTGCAGGTCGGTGAAACGAACCGTCTTCGGATCGATCTCGGGAAACTTGTCGTTCAACTCTTCCGCAATCGTTTGAATATCAACCCATTTCATAGGAATACCTCAATGATTTTCGCTGACTTGGTTGATGGTGTATTTCGGAATTTCAATCACCAGATCGGTGTCGCCCAGCATGACCTGACACGACAGACGTGAATTGGCTTCCAGGCCCCAGGCCATGTCGAGCAAATCTTCTTCCTTGTCGGTCGGCTCATTGAGCGCCTCAAAGCCTTCGCGAACGACCACATGGCAGGTAGTGCAGGCGCAGGATTTTTCACAAGCGTGTTCGATATCAACATCGCTGTTAAGCATGGCGTCGCACAGCGAGGTACCGGCCGGGGCGTCGATGACGGCGCCGCCGGGGCATAAAGTAGGGTGTGGCAGGATAACGATCTGTGGCACGGGGTTTACCTCAATAATGAATTACAACTCGCTCAGTTTTTTTCCGGTCAGCGCGGCATGCACGCTGCGGTCCATGCGCTTGGCCGCGAAATCTTCGGTGCCATGCGCAAGGGCATCAATCGCCGCTTTGATCGCCAGATGGTCGCTGCCTTTGGCGCTCTCCGCCGTCAGCGCAATCAGTGTGGCAATGGTGGCCGCTTCGCCCTCCGACAGCAAGGCGCGGTCGGCATTCAGGGCGGCTTGCGTCGCTTCCACGATGCGTTCGGCTTCGACTTGTTCTTCGCGCAATTTGCGCTGCTGCATATCGGTATCGGCCGACTGGTAAGCCTCTTGCAGCATGCGGGCGATCTGATCGTCCTCCAGCCCATAAGAGGGCTTGACGGTGATGGCGGCTTCGACACCCGATTTCATTTCACGCGCCGCGACCGACAGCAAGCCATCGGCATCCACCTGATACGTCACGCGAATACGCGCTGCACCGGCGGCCATAGGCGGGATGCCGCGCAGCTCGAAGCGCGCCAGTGAACGGCAATCGCTGACCAGTTCGCGTTCGCCCTGCACCACATGCACCGCCAATGCGGTCTGTCCATCTTTGAAAGTGGTGAATTCCTGCGCACGCGCGCAAGGAATAGTCGAATTGCGGGGAATGACTTTTTCCGCCAGTCCACCCATGGTTTCGATGCCGAGCGACAGCGGGATCACATCCAGCAGCAGCCAGTCGTCGCCATTGGCGCGGTTGCCGGCCAGCAGATTGGCCTGAATCGCCGCGCCAAGAGCGACGACTTTGTCGGGATCGATATTGGCCAGCGGTACGGTCTGGAAAAAATCGCCGACGGCCTTGCGCACTTGCGGCATGCGCGTAGCACCACCGACCAGCACCACGCCGTCGATATCTTCGATATTCAATCCGGCATCGCGTAGAGCCTTGCGGGTCGGCGTGATGGTTTTGACGACCAGATGCTGCGTCAGCGCGACGAATTCCTCGGTACTCAGCAGCAGATGGACTTCTTCACCGGAATTGAGTACGGCGTCGATACGGGTTTCGGTATGCGTCGAAAGCAATTCTTTGGCTTCGCGTGCCTTGACCATCAGAATGCGCGTGTCTTCATGCGACAGTGGTGCCAGTTGCGCTTCTGCGCCTATCCAGCAAAACAGGCGGTGGTCGAAATCGTCGCCGCCCAGCGCGGCATCGCCGCCGGTGGCCAGGACTTCAAACACGCCCTTGGTCAGCTTCAGGATGGAGACATCGAAGGTGCCGCCGCCCAGATCGTAGACGGCGAAGATGCCTTCCGAGCCATTGTCGAGGCCGTAGGCAATCGCCGCGGCAGTCGGTTCGTTGAGCAGGCGCAGCACGTTCAGTCCGGCCAATTGCGCCGCATCTTTGGTGGCCTGACGTTGGGCATCGTCGAAATAAGCCGGTACGGTAATAACGGCACCGACTAAATCATCGCCCAGCGCGTCTTCCGCCATCTGCCGCAGAGTAGCCAGAATCTGGGCCGAGACTTCGACCGGGCTTTTTACACCCGCAACGGTTTTGATTTGCACCATGCCCGGCGCATCCTGAAAATCGTAGGGCAGATTTTCTGCATGGGCGATGTCTTTCAGACCCCGACCCATGAAGCGCTTGACCGACACCACGGTATTTTTAGGATCGGTCGTTTGCGCTGCCTGTGCCTTATAGCCGATATGCGCGTTGCCATCCGGCAGATAGCGCACGATAGATGGCAGCAGGCTGCGCCCTTGCTCGTCGCTCAGTATTTCGGGGACGCTGTTACGCACCGTGGCGACCAGCGAGTTGGTGGTGCCGAGATCGATCCCCACCGCCAGCCGATGCTGATGCGGTGCGGTGGACATGCCGGGTTCGGAGATTTGAAGTAGCGCCATAATTAATTAAGGTCGTGCATTTGATTGTTACGTTTTATTGCGGCGTTGTATTGCGGCGTTTTATTGCGGCGTTGTATTGCTGCGCTGTATTGCTGCATTTTATTGCTCCAGCAAAGCAAAGGCGTCACCGATTTCCTCGGCGAATTTCTCAAGGAACATCAATTGCCTGACCTGCGTTGCGGCGGCAGCGTAGTCGTCCTTGTCGAGCAAGTTAGCGATGCTGGCGATCTGCGCCTTGAGCGCACTGCGTAGCGCTGCATCCAGACCATCGAGTGCGCTGCTGTCGCGGCTGTGTTTGACGTCATCGAGCTCTTCGCGCCATTCCATTTGCTGCATCAGAAAACCCGGGGCCATGGCGGTATTGGTTTCAGTTTGCAGATCAATGCCATGCAATTCGCACATATAGCGGGCGCGCTTGAGCGGGCTTTTTAGTGTGCGATAGGCTTCGTTGGCACGCGTGGCCCATTGCATCGCAACGCGTTTTTCGGCGTCGCCGGCATGCGCAAATTTATCGGGATGCACCTGGCTCTGGACTTCGTGGTACGCCTTGTCGAGTGCCGCGCCGTCCATCTCGAAGCGCGCCGGCAAATGGAATAAGTCGAAGTGATTTTGCATGGCTAGAAAAAAAATAGCCGTTTCTTACCGCAAACGGCTTGATGCAAACAGGGTGGGGATATCCGGGAGTACTCCCCGGAATCGGGCAGCATCAACAAGGGCATGCAGACGCCGAATTCGGATGCGAGAGTCAGATACGAAAGTCAGATACGGAAACTTTCGCCACAGCCGCATTCATCTTTGACATTGGGATTCTGAAACTTGAATCCTTCGTTCAGTCCTTCGCGGGCGAAATCGAGTTCAGTACCATCGATATATGGCAAGCTCTTTGGATCGACGAAAACCCGCACGCCGTGGGATTCAAACATCGCATCCTCGGCTGCGACTTCATCGACGTATTCCAGCTTGTACGCCAACCCGGAACAGCCCGTGGTGCGCACGCCCAGACGCAAGCCGAGACCTTTGCCGCGCCGTTCCATGTAGCGGCTGATGTGCTTGGCCGCTTTTTCAGTCAATGTAATGGTCATGTTGCCCGCCTTCTCTATTCCGTTCCAATTACGTTGCAAACCCGTTCCAAACCCTACCTTGCCGCGTCTGAACGGGGCAAGGCATTGCAACTTACTGCGCAGCGACTTGCTTAGGCAGCCGCTACTTCAACTACGGCAGCGTGCTTGGTTTTGTAATCCAGCACAGCGGCCTTGATCGCATCTTCTGCCAGGATAGAGCAGTGGATTTTGACCGGTGGCAGCGCCAGTTCTTCAGCGATATGCGTGTTTTTAATCAGCAATGCCTGATCAAGTGTCTTGCCCTTGACCCATTCGGTGACCAAGGATGAGGAGGCAATAGCCGATCCGCAACCGTAGGTTTTGAATTTGGCATCCTGAATCACGCCGTCCGCGCCGACCTTGATTTGCAGCTTCATCACGTCGCCGCAAGCTGGCGCGCCGACCATGCCGGTGCCGATGGTGTCGTCGCCTTTTTCAAAGGCGCCGACGTTACGTGGGTTTTCGTAGTGATCAAGAACTTCTTTTGAATAAGCCATGGTGATACTCCTTCTAAGATGATTACCTGCCGCACACAAGCAGCTGCGCGGCACAGGACATGCGCGTGGTCAGTGGGCCGCCCACTGGATGGTGCTGATGTCGATGCCTTCCTTGTACATATCCCACAGCGGGGACAATTCACGCAGTTTGGCGACTTTGGTTTTGATCAGATCGATGGTGAAATCGATGTCTTCCTCTGTCGTGAAGCGGCCGATCGTGAAACGGATGGAGCTGTGCGCCAGTTCGTCGCTGCGACCCAGTGCGCGCAAAACATACGACGGTTCCAGGCTGGCTGAGGTGCAGGCCGAGCCGGACGATACGGCAATATCCTTGATCGCCATGATCAGCGATTCGCCTTCGACGTAATTGAAGCTCACGTTCAGGTTGTGCGGCACACGGTGTTCCATGTCGCCGTTGATGTAGGTTTCTTCGACTTCCTGCAAGCCCTTGGCGAGACGGTCGCGCATGGCACGCACATGCGCCAGTTCGGATTCCATTTCGACGCCAGCCAGACGGAATGCTTCGCCCATGCCGACGATCTGATGCGGTGCCAGAGTACCGGAACGCAGGCCGCGTTCATGTCCGCCACCGTGGATTTGCGCTTCGATGCGCACACGCGGTTTGCGACGAACGTACAGCGCGCCGATGCCTTTAGGGCCATAAGTTTTGTGCGCCGAAAAACTCATCAGGTCGACTTTCCAGTTTTCCAGATCGATCTTGACCTTGCCGGTGGCTTGCGCGGCGTCGCTATGAAAAATGATGCCTTTGGCGCGGCACAGTTCGCCGATTTCCTTAATCGGCTGGATCACGCCGATTTCATTGTTGACGACCATGACCGAGATCAGGATGGTGTCGGGACGAATCGCGGCAGCGATCTGCTCTATCGTCACCAGACCGTTGTCTTGTGGTTGCAGATAAGTCGCTTCGAAGCCTTGACGTTCCAGTTCGCGCACAGTGTCCAGCACGGCTTTATGCTCGGTCTTGACAGTGATGATGTGCTTGCCTTTGGACTGGTAAAAATGGGCTGCGCCCTTGATCGCCAGGTTGTTGCTTTCGGTCGCGCCGGAAGTCCAGATAATCTCGCGGGAATCGGCATTGACCAGCTTGGCCACTTCTTCGCGTGCTTCTTCTACCGCTTTTTCCGCCGTCCAGCCATACATATGGCTGCGCGAAGCGGGATTGCCGAACTGTTCGCGCAGGAACGGAATCATCAAGTCGGCCACGCGCGGATCCACCGGCGTCGTCGCCGAGTAATCCATATAGATAGGAAAATGCGGCGCCTTTAATGTATCCATCAGGCTTTTTTCGAGAGGTGCATTCATGTTTAAAACTCCTTCAGAGCGCCACGAATGTCGTACTGCGGTGCATGACGACCACATTCGGGCTTGTTTCAGTTTGCTTCTGCTGCCGATCGACCAAATCTTTCAGCGAGACAGAATCCAGATATTCAACCATTTTTTCATTCAGCGTTGACCACAACTCATGGGTCATACAGCGGCCGGCGCCAGCGGGATGGTCCGCACCGTGGCAATTTTCCTTGCCGCCACATTGCGTGGCGTCCAGCGGTTCATCGACTGCGATGATGATATCCGCCACAGTGACGTCTTCCGCACGCCGCGCCAGGTTGTAACCACCACCCGGGCCGCGTACTGACTCCACAATTTCATGCCGGCGCAACTTGCCGAACAACTGTTCCAGATAAGACAGCGAAATCTCCTGGCGTTCGCTGATGGCAGAAAGCGTGACCGGGCCTTTGCCCTGGCGCAGCGCCAGATCAATCATTGCAGTGACTGCAAAACGGCCTTTAGTGGTCAGACGCATGTACTTAACTCCAGACAAAATTATTTCGAAAACCTGATTTATCGAATTCTTTTGAGAAGTATAACAAACTTGAGTAATTCCGTCAGGTACTCCCCTTTTTCGGGAACTGCCGGGAAAAAGGGGCGATCAGGCAGCGCAAAATAGGACAATCCGCCCCGAACAACACTGCAATTAATACTTGCGTAAATACGTTTTATTGATTTATATTATTTATACAATTTAAAAAGGATATTTCATGACCACTCAAAAACCAACAAATGTTGCTGCAGCAGCACCAGTGCCGACAGCAGCACCGGTGGCCATCAAACCGGCCGCACCAGCACGCGCACCACGCGTAGTGAAAACTGCCAGCGTCGCCAAGGCACCCGCCAAGCCGGCAGCCGCCGCAGCCAAAGTCAAAGCTGCGCCACTCAAAAAAGTCACGGTTGCGCCTAAAGTAAAGACTGAAATCAAGCCTGTCGCCAAGCCAGAAAAAAATCTGCCTAAGCCAGCGCCAAAAGCAAAACCAGTCAAAGCTGCTGCGGCGGTTAAGCCGGTTAGTCCTGTCAAAGCGGCAAAGCCTGCAAAAGCAGCCAAGCCAGTTGCTGTAGCGGAAGTCAAGATCAAGAAAATCAAGCAAATCCGTGACAGTTTCACCATGCCTGAATCGGAATATGCAGTCATTGCCGACGTCAAGCGCGTTTCTCTTAAAGCCGGCTTTGAAATCAAGAAAAGCGATTTGTTACGTATCGGCATCCAGCTGATCAAGGGCCTGGACGTTGCGAAATTAAAAGAACTGCATGGCAAGTTGCTGCCGTTGAAAGCAGGCCGTCCTAAAAAATAAATATGACGCGCAGTTGTCACGCGCAGTGATGCAAAAACGCCGGTCCGATTATTTTATCGGCCGGCGTTTTTTATTGGGAACTGCTTATTTTGAACACAGATCGTCTTGCACAATTTTGCTAACAGCGTTGCGCTAGCAATTTGCAGTGCAATGCGGCGCGGAGGAAAAACACGTCCTAGCGGCCATAGTAATCGTAACCGCCAGAACCCCTGCGATGGTGCGAATATTCGCCCGGCACAATAATGCAGGCCGATAGCATGCTACAGGCAACGACGGCAAGCAGCAGCAGTTTAATCAGCTTTTTCATGGCATTTCCCGAAAGGAATAAAAGCTCAGTTTGCCTGCAATACCAACAGCGCAGTGATGCTGCAATGTTTCATTTGTAATCAAAACTGTTTGACTACCCTGATGCGCCAGTTCAGTCCTGTAGGGTCAGTATCCGATTTTTTATTCGGCCTCCGCCACAAGCCGTCGATAGATCAAAGTTGCTGCGGCAAGATCCTCAAGAGCCGTACCCACCGCTTTGAAGATCGTTCGTTGCTCATCACTTTCACGCACTCGACACTGGCCCCGGCACAAGGCTTCCAGCGTCCCTGCCACATCGCTGGCATTGAATGCACCGGACTTAAATGCATTGAGCAAATCACCCGATTTGCCGACCGCCTCCATCGTGTCTATCCATAAAGAAGCGCCGGTGAAGCAGGCCGGTTCGGCCTCCGTCATCTGCGGTGTGAAGCTGCCGATCAGGTCGAGATGACTTCCGGGAGAAAGCCATGAGGCCTGCACGAAGGGTTCCTCGGCCAAGGTCGCGCAACTGACAATGTCTGCGCTGCGCACCGCAGAGGCCAGATCATCAACTACCTTTGCCTGAAAGCCTTGATCGAGTAATGTGCGCACGCAGCGCTGCGCGGCTTCGGGATTAATATCCCAGATATCGACCTGTCTGATTTCCCGCACTGCCGCCATGGCAGGGGCAATCAGACTACCAACGCGACCCGCCCCGGCAATCAGAAGACGGGAGGCATCTTTTCTCGCGAGAAAGGAAGCGCCGAGTGCTGCGGCAGCAGCAGTCCGACGCGAGGTAATCTCATCCCCATCCAGAATCGCCAGCGGCTCGCCAGTGCGAGCGCTATACAGCACGTAAGTCGAATGCAGTCCGGGCAGTCCTTCATTACGATTAGCCGGAAAAATATTGACGATCTTGACACCGTAGAACCCTTCGTCAGTCCATGCAGGCATCAGCAGCGAAGTTCCCACCCCGCCGGCCACTTCAATATGGTGGGTATGCCGCAAGGGAACATGCGCGCCAGTAATAAAGGCCTCGCGCAGCCCGGGCACCAGAAGATTAAAAGGCAAAAGTTCTTTGATGCGCAAACTCTCAGGCTGGAACATGACGAATACTCCTGGTCAATGCGTAGTGAAAAATGCACGAAGCTGTACGTTCGCGGCGAGAATTTTTACTATGTCGATGAATGGAACAGCACACACGAACTACATCTTGAAACTTCGTCGATCCGCACCCCAGCTAAGCACCCACCGCACAGGAACCTCTGAGTAAGCGTAGCGAGCGACGCAAGCTCAGGGTAAGAAGCGCAACCCTACTTGCGCAGGAAAAGGTTCGCAGCCCTGATATTAATCAGCACCTCAGCTAAGCACCCACCGCACTGGAGCCGCTGAGTAAGCGTAGCGAGCGGCCCAAGGTCAGGGCAAGAAGCGCAGTCGTACTTGAGTACGCCGAACATCGCCGCCCTGAGATTGCGACGTGCAGTAGCGGCGCATCTCAAGGTCCCGGAACCACTGAGTAAGCGTAGCGAGCGGCGCAAGGTCAGGGCAAGAAGCGCAGTCGTACTTGAGTACGACGAGCATCGCAGCCCTGAGATTGCGACGTGCAGTAGCGGCGCATCTCAAGGTCCCGGAACCACTGAGTAAGCGTAGCGAGCGGCGCAAGGTCAGGGTAAGAAGCGCAGTCGTACTTGAGTACGACGAGCATCGCAGCCCTGAGATTGCGCCGCGCAGTAGCTTAATCAGTGGTTCCCTAGCAAAGGGGGGAGTAGGAGGTGGGAACCAGCAATTGATTTTCGATGCGCTCAACAATCACTCCGTCTGCCTCACTCGCACTTCTGGCCTTGACCCAATCCGCATCAGTAGAAAAGGCGTTCCATTTTTTTCACGTTCGGCCAGACTGTCCCATTGCAGCATATAGGTGAGCGTCTGATTGCTCGGTCCTACCAGCGCAGTCCAGAAACCCAGCGGCCGGATACCGTATTTAGTCCACATTTTGAGCGTGGTTTCTTCAAAGCGACGGTTCAGCGCAGGCAAACGGCCCGGCGCGCAATGGTAAATTCTAAGTTCATGGATCATGGAATTCCTTGATGGGGTAGCGCTCATCTTGTCAATGAGCAGTAAAAGTATCCGACAACTCAGCAGCAGCAACCGTAACGCCATCGTGCGACAAAACACGCATTTCTATTGCGGAGATACCGATGCCCGGCTGCGGTTACGCTGAGGGCCATCATATATCCAGACCAGAAACGCCGCAGGGAAGTACTCGCCACCAGCCCCATTTGCAGCCAGACGGTTTTTAAACCCGGGTTCTGTTTGGTACTGCCGCCAGTTCGTCAGGGTAAATCAGATGAACGTCGAACCCTTCATCAGGTTCAAACCGCAGCTCAAATGAGGAAGGTTCCGGCAACAATTTTTTCAAGGTTTCAGCAATGCGCAACAAACGAAAATCATCATCGGATGCCTCGTCGCAGGTGTCATTAATGCAGAAGAATGGCAATTTCCCGAACATGGAAAACAAAGAATCAAACTGTTGCTTCGCGCTCAGATCGCTCGTGCTGATGTGCAAGGGGTCCAGTGTTTTTTGATGTGCATAGCCGACGTGTACCATCCAGCGTGGTACAAGATCGGGGATCACGGCTGGCGCCCGCCAAGAACGAAATACCGTTGAACGTACTTGCTGAAATAATTCCGGCGCTATTTTTTCCAGCTCAAACATCGCACTCTTGAGCATGGGCCGTGGGCCGTGCGAATAAAGACGTGGGTCGTGGATATAGTTCGGGTAACGGCTTGCCATCCAGTTTTTCGAGAGGATGGAAGCGTTGACCAGGGCGGTCTCGTCGGGCTGCAACTCATCGTAATCAGCAATGGGCGTCGCCTCGGCGAACACCCTCAGGCGCTCTCCGAACCACCATGCCGTATCGACTTTTGCGCCGAAAAAAACATCGTCGTTTAAATAGATAAAGCGCTCGGACAGTCCGGGAATGTGATGGAGGTAGGACTCAATATGCCCGGAATCGAATACCGGCATCGACGTCGCCGGAATCAGATCGCGATGATCGATCACGGTAAGCCGGTCGGAAGAGCGCAACCAGGTTGGCGTTTGTCCGTCACTGACTATATAGACATGACCATGATCGGGGAAAAATTTCTCTAATGCGCGCAAATTAAACAGCAGCTCGCCATTGTCTCGATACCGACCTGCCCCGTTTCCATAGATGGCCAGTTCATCGGCATGTTCTTGTATCCACTTTGAATAGGCTTGCTCGCGTTTTTTGCCCCACACCGGATCTGATCCATCTACCCACAGGTAAACGATATCGATTGCTTCGGAATTTTCTTTTGCATCCATCATAGATTCACTTTGATTTCTACTGTTGATTGGGGCAAGTCAAGCTGAGTGCCACGCTATCAAGCCCACATGGTGGTGATTTTTTCTTCTGTACTTTTTCTGCTGGTACTTCTTGAGCAGTACTACACACGGCACCTTCCCCGCCATCGGAACAACTTGCGCTTCGGTGAATGCGCCGACCTAACTAACCTAACTAATACATACCTAAGTCCGGCTCACCGGACCGAAGAAAAATCGCGCCCGAATAGCAAAAAACCGTTGCAAGCCTGAGCTTGTAACGGTTTTCACTTATTTGGTTGCGGGGACAGGATTTGAACCTGTGACCTTCGGGTTATGAGCCCGACGAGCTGCCAGACTGCTCCACCCCGCGTCTGAAGAATGAAAGTATAAAGCAATTCTAGAAACAATGCAAACTATCTTCGAACAAAGTAAGAATACGTCGGAGTGATACACTCTTACCTAGCGATTCCGAGCCATTGCTCACTCAGGAACCACGCCACGCGCAAGATCTTTTTCTCCACTCCCCACTACGCCGTTATCGCCTCTATGAAATTTTGTTCCGACTGTGCGCATCCCGTTTCGCGGCTTACTCCTCCTGGCGACAACCGGCCGCGCTACGTTTGCGAGAATTGCGGCGCGATTCATTATCAGAATCCAAAGCTCGTCGTAGGATCAATCCCGGTCTGGGAACACGGCGACGACCTGCGCGTACTCCTGTGCCGACGCGCGATAGAACCGCGCCGCGGATTCTGGACCCTGCCAGCAGGCTTCATGGAAAACAGTGAAACCACCTCAGAGGCAGCGCAGCGCGAGACAGAAGAAGAATCCGGCGCACATATCGATCTGCACACGCTCTTTTCTATCGTCAACGTCCCGCACGTGCATCAGGTGCATCTGTTTTACCGCGCCACCCTGCTCGACCTCGAATATGAGGCAGGAGAAGAAAGCCTGGAAGTCGCCATGTTTAGCGAACAAGACATCCCCTGGTCGGACATCGCCTTCCCCACCGTCGAATACACATTGCGCGCATTTTTTACCGATCACGCCAGAATCGCCCGCGAAGGCGGTGAATTCCTGCTGCATAGTGAAGACATCCG harbors:
- a CDS encoding NUDIX hydrolase codes for the protein MKFCSDCAHPVSRLTPPGDNRPRYVCENCGAIHYQNPKLVVGSIPVWEHGDDLRVLLCRRAIEPRRGFWTLPAGFMENSETTSEAAQRETEEESGAHIDLHTLFSIVNVPHVHQVHLFYRATLLDLEYEAGEESLEVAMFSEQDIPWSDIAFPTVEYTLRAFFTDHARIAREGGEFLLHSEDIRHPMMRPD